atatatatatatatatatatatttccaacTATCGCTCGTAAAAAAATGTAacgcttaagaaaataatggtaACTGTATAAAATCCTCAATTTAGTTTAAAAGCATCTCAGAACTTAAATtctctccacctaggcgtacccCCATTTATGATCTGTCAATTCCTTTAATAccgtcaattccatatatccatcaattccaataataatccgtcaattccaatgttagtccgtcaattccatcctcgcaggcctcggaAACACAAAGTTAACTGAGCCGCATTCCTTGTAGGTCTCAgagataacacttcaatctGAGCTGCAATCCTCGTAGGTCCCGGAGACACCAAGTCCATCCGAGCCACATTCCTCGTAGGTCTCAGAGAGTACCCTcgtggtgggtttgaaaaccataaccTGTCATTTATATTAACTTTCAATAAATTTGTTCTCAACtaaacttaaaatatatatatatatataaatatatatatatatatatatatatatatacatatatatatgccacaatCTGATAAGAGCCAAGGACTATGATTCATTCTTTTCAACTATTGAAAAGATGTATTAAACACTTAGCTGGTTTGCTAACCATCTCGATCTCCAATGAACATGTCATtccaatattatatttataatctTACAACACAATTAAccatatgaatatatataaacaggtgataaataaatagataattaaatactcatcccaaaatcacataaaatcaTGAAATTAAAACCATAACTAAACCAAATGAACACTCGCACACACATGAGCTTTCTAAAAGCTCAACCATATCCTATGGAGCTCATCCTTATTATTTAATCCAAAGTCTTGGCCCTGGGTTCCTTGAAGTGCGTGCATTGTATTTGAAGTCATTCTCAAGTCTATGTAAGAATTTCCAATGATTAGAACGGTCTAGAAGTGccttgggactcaaaaagcgataagtcccaaaaagtcaacccggAACTCCGTGGGGTCCACCACCTCAAGATTCCGATCTGAGAGTTCCTAGTGGTCTTAACAtgcctaggacacatgtccagAGAGTTTGGTCttgatcggacggtcggactactcacgatcgcacgatcgaACAGTTATTGTAAACCTAGCACTAGGGTTGGCCTTTtcagagtatccgggactccgattcccaatccgttgaatcctacacgatccggGAATTGTCTAAATTGACATATACGAGAATAACTACAATACAACGGTTCAAATGTATCAAACTCGGAAATCGCACAACATGCGAGATCCGATCGGGGCTCAAACGTtgtccaaattgagatccgcgaattcctacacaCTCGTGACGACACAAGGATCATTCTAGAACTGAGAATGACCTCACTATgctgcccacgcgccgccacacgtgctggcagcgcgtgggtggcTTGATCAATACTCAAGCCGGAAATACTGAAACCACCAGCctaaactcctatcctaggtataatACCCTATTTgaaaccacttttgttcttggacctaccccaaaaaatggccggaagtggccgaaatttcaatttgaaaactggccaaatttcaattcgtaTTTCGGTTATCTATGAtacaaatcaatcaaatcctacccaaccatcagctagagcttGAAGAATAGATGGAAAAGCATACCTCGATCGCAAGATTTGGTGCCCGAAATTGTTCAAACAAAGCTTGAGAAAATCTATCAAAAATAGCTcgaatttttgcatttttcggCCAGCACCGGTGGTTTCAGCGGCTGAGGTTGGTCGGGATGGGAAGAGGGAAGTGAGCTTGACGTTTTGGTACAAATTTCATGAAATTTGGTGGCCGGTGGAGGAGATGGCAAGCAAAACCGAAggtgctgtttttttttttttgggggcaaagagagagagattttggttttaaaaaccaGTTTGGCACAATTACGATTTTGCCCCTACTTGAATTTTGATCGCAtatctctcgttacaactcggATATGAGCCCattacgtgtctacggactcaccTCGATGTGGTCTATGCAATGGTACaattaaaatttccaaatttcttcCCGAACTTAAAATGACATTTTTGcccctttttatattaaataatatctttaattttcaaaagcctaaattaattcaaatcattttattttattgtttatttcaCTTTATTTTCTCATGTAAATTTACTTCCTCTTATTTTAATCATTTAATCTCCTCGAATAAAAAGTCAACTCTTAAATCATTTCAATATTCCaggggtaaaattgtcttttccttgaataatttaatatttaactATTAATTTAGGATTGGGTTGTTACATTACCAATACAAGGACTCGTCACGATTTCTGTGAATTTCTTTCATAGTGTGTCATGGAATTGTTACAATTATGAAACTATAATGGCAAAATtattgacaaaattgaaaccacaTAAACGACCTTTATCGTTAGAGGGCACAAAGGAACATAAATACCCATCCACGAGAGGAGAAATTATACAACAATACGGTATTACCATGTGGCTCTTGCCAAGTGGTAGTACGCACCTATAATATGGCGACACTTGGATAACTACTGAAAAAAACGGAACTAACGTTAGTTTAATATTGGTCTGAACACTTGTACGGTCCGTCTTTTTTGCCTCAAATACTGCATAGCTTTCATCCTTCTTCGGATCTCTTGAGAAGCCATGGCTATGGACTTTTTGTTCAACCCACTAGGATCTCTCGAAAAGCCATTAACTCTCATAATTTCtttcaacataaaaaaaatcatcaaaatttattttagatttttaatTATACATCCATAAAACGAACTCATGTTGTTTGCGCCTACCCATTTAACAAACACCAACCCAAGCAACTGCAAAAGACGATGGACTCAAGAACAAATTCGAAGCAAAGATCGTAAAATTAACCCCCATTTgtctgaaagaaaaagaaattcaatgtTTTCCTTTACTAACACCCAAGAACAAACTGGGGAAAGAGaataatttcttaaaattttatgaaaaaaaaggagaagaaattaaGAGGGTTTATGACAATCTGATGGCACCAACACCAACATAGCTGCTCTTCAAGGAGTCAAATGAATCTTGCAAAAATGGAAGTTGTTGGTGACAGATAAAGATGGGGAAGTTCCATTTCATGGACGGTGACTTTAACGTGGTAGTACTGTATTATTGTATAATTTCTCCCATCAAAGGATGATGTGGTTACGTcataaaagaaattgacaTAAATTGTTACTAGCCTTTctgcacgcgcttccgcgcCTGTGAGagggcttttttttaaaactaaaaaaaattattttagaattaaaaaaataatgagtagttatgttctataaaaatatgatcaattatctgatttttatttttattttaatttttttaatatgaaaaaatgtgaatttaccatattatctttatttaattaataattgcaattcttaatatttacATTAACTAAAGATAATTTTTActaatttaaatatttcaccacctctaTTTTTTgcactatatatatagatattaatATGTCATGGAAAAATTGACTACATTGAATTACTGGGACTATTTGCCGAAAAAACCCATGGTAAGATCCATGACTTTTTTCTCATACCAGCACACTTCCCAGCGCCCCAAACCCAAGTGCAGTTTCTCTCTCATAGTCAGTCAGGCTCAGGAGGACTCAGGAAAATCcgacagagagaagagagggagagatggaAGGTGACGCAGAGGCGAATGGCGATGCCAACGGGGAGATATTAGGGCCTTGCTTGACTGGCTATGTAGACGACGGAAGTCCAGAGAGCCACAGATACTACCTGTCACGCAGAACCGTGCTGGAGATGATAAGGGACAGAGGCTATTCTGTTCCAAGTTCAGAAATCGACCTCTCTCTCCAAGACTTTCGAGCCCTTCACGGCCAGAATCCGGATGTTGAGCGCCTCCGCTTCTCCGCTACTCATCGCACTGACCCTTCTGACAGGGTAAATAAAcagttctctctctttttcttgaatttcttttatcttcttcttgcaTTGACCAGAGAATggaagaaatcaaagaaagaagaatttcTGGTTCTGGgtcgttttcttttcttcattgttGTGCTTGGGATTAATTATGTTAAGGATTTTGAATGGCTCACAAAGTTGGCAATTTTGAGGTTTGGGCAAGCAATTGGGGTTTAGGTATGTATGTctacaattttgttttggtaactTTTAATGTTGTTCCAGTTGGTAAACTAATATGCCTGCAACTTGAGGTTGACCATgacaatctttttttttttttttttttttttataatagaaacgaaatttattgaaagaaaaagaagaggaacaCACAAGTGGATAAGAAATCGACAAGCCAAACGAGCAACAACAGAAAAACagacaaaaataacaaagacACCAGCCAAACTACACAAAGACTACTACACCAGAAAGACCCAAAGAAACCAAATCGCAAAACAAACACTTCACATCACAGCAGCAGCCATATCCCTCAATATAGTGGAGTAAGAATAGTCTTTGAAATCTGAAGTGACAGAAGCCCACAGAGATGCCCAGAATTTAACTCTATCCCACACCAACACCCACTCCCTCGTACTCATAAAAAATCCTCCTGTTACGCTCCATCCAAATGTTCCAAAATACAGATTGTACCAAGCAACCCCATAAGGTTGATGCACGCTTCCCCCTGCCCCAAGTGACAAAATGGGAACAGAGAAGATCTTAGCAACCTTTTGGAATAACCCAAAGAGTCTTAACCTCCCTTAACGAGGTCCACCAAAGACATAACGAAAAGGGGCACTGTAAAAAAAGGTAATCCACGCTTTCCTCACTCATTTTGCATAGAACACACCAGTGTGGAGACAAATATATGTACGGTCTTCGTCTTTGGACAAGATCAGATGTGTTTACTTTCCCAAGGGCCACCAACCAAACAGAACTTTAACCTTAGGAGGAGATTTGGCCTTCCATATTATAGAATAAGGAGGAAAGGCCTCCGCCATCTCATTgttgagaagaaaagaacgaaAAGATTTGCATGAGAAAGAATCTGAACCCTTGAGCTCCCACCATCTCCTGTCCAATTTGGAAGGAGACAATCTAAGTTCGTCAAGAATGTCCAGCATCTTGATCACCTCAGCTAACTCCCTCTCATTCAGATTCCTCCTAAAGTTGAAGTCCTAATTATAAGGGAACACCTGAGTGTCCATGAAACGAAAAATGCATAAAAAGTGCTTCGTAGACAGCACAAGCAATCTCAGAAAAATATCTTACGAAACCCCCTTCCTCACCCAATTGTCCTCCCAAAATCTCACCCTAACCCCATTGAGCACCTCAAACTCACAACACTGTAAAAAGGAATGGTAACCAGAAGAAATATCCTTCCAAGGATTACAAAAGGAGCTCGTAGTAACAGCATTGGCGTCCCACCCGTTTCTAGCAACCCCGTATTTACTCCTAATCACCAAATGCCACAAGGAATTAGGTTCCAAAGGGAAACGCCACAACCATTTAGCACACAAAACTTCATTCTTTTCCATCAAAGAACCCACTCCAAGCCCACCTTCAATCTTAAATTTGGCCACTAAATCCCATCTAACCAAATGGTCCTTCCCTTCCTCCACTCCTTCCCATAAAAAGGATCTCATGAGCTTTTCCACTTTATTAACCACACTGCTAGGCATTTTAAAAAGAGACATAGACTAGGATGGGATATTACTCAAAACAGCTTGAATTAAAGTTAACCTTCCACCTCTAGAAATAAATGCTCTTTTCCACTTTTGAAGTCTCAATTGAAGCTTCTCCACCACAGGCTCTTAGAAGATAATTGCTCTAGGATTACCGCCAAGGGGAAGACCTAAATACTTCATAGGCCACTCACCCACCTCGCAACCCCAACCGCTAGCTAGCAAATTTAAATATGTAGAGCTACAATTAATTCCCACAAGAGAACATTTAGATTTATAAATTTTCGTGCCAGAAACAAGGCAAAAAAATCCAGCAACTCAAGAAGATTAAACCAGTAGTCCTCCGCTTCCCCAAGTAAAAATATAGTGTCATCAGAAAATTGGAGATGAGAAACCTCCACTCTATCACTCCCAGAAATAAGACAATGACAGTCTTACTTTGCATGTCATATAAATGCTGTCTGTGGATGCATGTTCTTATTTGATTAGAATTATCTCTAATTTATAGCCTTTTCTTGTTGAGTTCGACATATATTGATCCTTGTGAAGCTGACCAAACTACAATCTAGTCCTTAACTTCTGCTAATCATGGATACATGCTTCGTCTCTGAATTTTAGGTCTACGGTCCTCAAGGGCTGATTTAGTACCTTAGATTTGTTTGGTGGCCTTTTCTGTTTTGAGATATCTCAGTACAACCTATGCATGCATGCTtagttgtaacttgtaacCAGATGTTTACCAGGCCACAGATAGCTTAATTTCATGTGAAAACTACAGTAGATGATGTAAGATTAAGGAACTGacaaaaatcatttgaaaagaaaagttgCGAGCTTTGCCTTTGGAGGAGAAGAAATGACTTGATGTGAAAATTGAGGATTTGCTAATTTGCTAATCAAGTTTTATCGGTTTTCAGAAGTTTGTGATTAGATCTGTTTCGTTTTTGCATCTCTTTGTTGTTTGGGAAGCAGTTCCATGTGGTTAGTTTGGAGATGAGAGTGTGGTGTGTTTGTTTCATATATTGGAGCTTGTTTGAGTTGGATGTCTTgtaccaatttttttattttttttatttttaaaaagaatcaatATTGTTCAATAAGGAATAAAACACCAACAATACACGAGATGGCCAAGGAGGCCACCACACAAACAGAAAGTTAAAACTCTACACTACAAAGCTACTGCTTTCCAATCTAGATGGATGAGCTGAAAACTAATCTCCTTAAACTCTGCTGAAACAGAAGCCCAAAGTGAGCCCCAGGCTCGGATATGATCCCAAAGCTGCTCTACCTCGTCCCCAACCACATCCTCAAAGATTCTCCTATTCCTTTCCTCCCAAATTACCCAAAAATTGCCATCATGGCACAGTTTCCCAACACTGAACCCTTCCTCTTACCACCAAAGAAATTCAATCTAGCTTCAAGCACCGCACTACACGTTGCGAAGCTACCCCACGTTAGCCCTGCCACCTGAAATAACTTAGCCCACAAGGATGAGGCAATAGGACAAAGCAAAAACAGATGATCCACAGTTTCACTGCCTTTTTTGCACAGAACACACCAGTTAGGAGAAAAATACCAGCCGGGTCTTTTCCTTTGAACCAAATCACAGGTATTAATTCTGCCATGAGCAATTAACCAAACTAATATCACAGGTATTAATTCTAGATGTCTGTTCCTGTAGACTCGGGAAGCTACTTTTTgctattcttctttttatatCGCTCACTGGATAGGTTGTTCCCTTTGATAGAACAATTTATCATATTCTGCAGTGCTGTAAGTGGATGGTTTAGTATGCTGTCATGCATTGGTATCAGTCGCTAGTATCATATTCTAGCATATGATAAATGATGTGGCCAATTATTCATACTAGACATACTTTAAAACTGCTGAAAGGTCCTGTGTTACAGGGAAAGTGAGGAAAGAGTCCAGGGATAGATATGATGTTAATGAGTTGCATAGGGACTTCGAAGACTGCTTAACTTTACTTATCCAGACTAGATATGACTGCTCAACCGCACTTACTTCtacaattccacttacacttGAGTCAAGGCAACTTCCTTCCATTTACCATTGGAATGAATTGTAAAACTGTTATGCATGTGTActggaaaaatgaaaaaacagtGGCAGTGATGTATTTTTCTTGCTCTTCACTGAAAGTTGGTGTCATGATACTAGTAATAACTTATGAGTAATCGTTATTTATGATTAATGTTTGAATTGCAGATTATGGTCATTTACTGCGGGCCTGGTATCGTGAAGGTTAATGTGATTCGTGGGCTGCATTCTCAGATTGCTAATAAAGACACTTTGAATGGGCTCATATTAATTACCCAAAACCAAATAACAAGCCAAGCTCTAAAAACTATGGAACTTTACCCATTTAAAACTGAAATATTCCAGGTTTGTTTCATACTGTTGCTGatcttttgaattttattttttttaaacaaagtCCTGCagaataattatatttgattCCATTTACTGATTTTCTGGGTTAGCTTTATGGATGGCTTATGATTGGAGATGCATTATAGGCATCCTCCTAGAAGTAAACTGATGAACTAGTGTTGTTTAAGAATTAAAATGCATTGGTACAGTGGGCTGTTTTGTAGTCTAGGCACAAAGGATACTGGGAAATGCAATTTATGGAGGTCAAATCtggaaatttgaaatttatatattcaatttaaGATAAGGGGAAATTtacatttccttttttggAACATTATGAGTCCCGCAGGATAATTATATTTGATTCTGTTTCTGATTTTCTAGGTTGGTTTTATAGATGGCTTATGATTGAAGAGGCATTATAGCCATCCTCCTAGAAGTAAAATTGATGAAGTAGTGTTGTTTACGGATCAAAATGCAGTAATACAGTTGGCTGTTTTGCATGTTTTAGGCACAAAGGATAAAGGAAAATGCAATGTACGCAGGTCAATTGcatgttttgaaaatttgaatttctgtATATAcaatttttagaaaatttataataatgtGTCTTTGAAATGATGACCAAGGTACGTATAGTTGcgtttttgttgtttctttaGGTGCTTTTGAAAAGCATTTCACAATAGCTTTTTAATAGTTGCTTCTGCATTTTGCTGTTTCCTAGTTAACCTacctttttttggttattttatttGCAGCATTTCTACTGAAACATTTACTGAACACTGTACAAGTGTTTCTGCCTATTATCAATAGTTTTAATGGTTCACGCCTTGGAAGCTCTGCTTCTCACTCCTCTCATATTTCTATTTCTGGCTTTGTTTCTCAGATTACTGACTTGCTTGTTAATATCACAAAGCATGTCTTGAAGCCAAAGCATCATGTACTGACCGaacaagagaaacaaaaactcCTAAAGAGGTACAACATAGAAGAAAATCAGGTTAGTGTATTAACTCATGCAAAGAAAAACCAGCCTCTAATATGCTTTCTTTGGAGATCGTTCATGTCATTCGTAATTTTTGAATAATCTTGAATGAGTTTGAATTGCTAATCTGACTTGGGCCGTGGTATGCCCTCCATCATTTGAAATTACTGATGATATGGAGTTAAAAAAGAGTGCTATGAATTTATCTGTGGGTGGCTGGTAGGGATTTTTCAAAGTAGTGAATTGGGTTGAACCCATTTTTATGTCATGTAATCAGTATTAATTccatattaaataaagaaaatagcaATGTCAAATTAGTCACCACAAAAGTTTCTGTTTAATATCTTTGATGCATCCAAGAAGGGAATGCTTGATTGAAACAATGGAAATTGCATGGAGTAAGTTGAAACATTTAATAAAGGTAGGGACAAAAGCACAAGTATGCACACACATTCGCACACAAACACATTCAAGAACATTGTATTCTATGTGGCCGCATCTGGAAGGAATTCTCTGAAGTTAGTTTTGATCAATGTGTGAATCTCTCATTCTATTGCTCTCTTTAGGAACTTGAGCTCAGATGGCTTATTGCCATCCTTAGCAACTGATAATACTTTGTGCCTATAGACCTATATTATGTAGAGCAAACTCAAATGATAAACTCTTCTCGTTGACCTGAATCTAAGGACTCACAGATCTCATTTGGTCCTCTAGACCTATATTAGAGGCTTGCCTTTATGCCTTCAAGTAAACCAACTTGTGGTAAGGTTGCAAGCATAGTAGTCATCTAGCACAATGTTCTTTCACTTTCTCCCATCCAGGACTTAACAACGGAAATTATGTACAATTGTGTACCAAATGTTTGCATTTTAGTTTATTAAATTGTATATTACCATTACATTTTGTGTAGATGGTTGATTGGCGTATAACTGGTAACTAAACCGTAATGTTTCCATTGTCGTAATCTCATCAACTGTTCTTCCTGTAGCTTCCCCGACTGTCAAGAAAAGATGCGATTGCACAGTACTATGGACTTGAGAAGGGGCAGGTAGTGAAAGTTACCTATACTGGTGATATAACCGAGTCACATGTTACATACCGTTGCATCTGGTGACGCCTTTTTCTTCTGGGTACTCTTTTGTATCATATCCTTTGAGGAATGACGCCCTTTCTTGTTTCTAGTTTCTAGTTTCTAGTTTGTGGCCTCTTGTATCTGCAACCTTGATGAATacccttttattttgtttcttgttttccttataaaaaaagaacttaTTTCTTGTTTCAACATTAGCTCGATGAATGCTTGAGTATTGCTCACGTGAGGGCCTTGTTTGAGTGTCTGGTTCTAGATTATTCgcattttatcacaaatgtgACGACGTTGATCGAATTTGAAGAATGAGGACTAAAATGATGCGTTTGGAATAATACATGGTCCATTCGTgttaaaaaacccaaattatTTCACTCATGGACACTAAAACATCAGGCACTGAACTGAGCAAGAGCAATATGGTTTTCCAAATTTCTGTGCCGCAATTGAATGGAAGTGTagctttaaataaaagttttgCAACAAAATGCTTATGTAAGCAACTGGGAGGTGTGGTTCTGTCGGCTGCAGCCGGCCTGTTTTGAGCGGCCTGCATGAAAAGCTTCTGGGTTAATGTTAATAAGTCCTCAAACCATCAGTTTAAAATCACAATTTTAATCcaaaatgaattattttatcatAACATGACAATTTTGCTCACCATACCATTATCCTTCATTAATTTAATCATATTAGTCATGATGCCTCATTGTACTTGGCAAGACTCCAATCAAGAGATAAATTACTTACTAAAAAAGACATGTAACAATGATAAACAATGTGTAGCAATTCCCTCCCCTTAAGTCACACCCTTGTCCTTAAGGGTGAATTTGGAGACACAATCATCATTTCTTCAATGGTAGTTTTAGAAGATTCAACCACCATCATTCGAGGATCCTCgtgtaatttattttgatcaAATTTATTGAACATGCAACCAAacattcattattttattgcaTTTATCAATCGAACAACCAAACatctatttaaatataaaatattattgcttgtcgtttttatttattttcttgcaaTTCAAGATGTATTATTACTAGTCTTCTCAATATTTGATACTTATTTATGAACATAATTATAGTTAActgtttattttatatttgtaaaACTATGATTAATTAAGCCGATTGACACGTGTAGGGTGGTGATGATATAAATGGTTTAAAGTGGTGAAGAAATGCTCCCGTTAAAGTGGGAGCATGCGTGAAAGTTTTAAGTTcatttcaaatcaaaatctaAAACCACCTACGGAGCCAACGGTGCACTGAGTCGACTCAGCGGTCACCTCCACACAATGACCGATCCAACGGTAAACGAAACGACGTCAAAGAGCGGCGGCGGCAGCGGGTCTGACGCATCTCGAATCGGAGAGGTAAAGCAATGGCTGACTCAAGAGTTCTCCCAAGCCGGAAAAGAAGTGCCCGATTTCGAATATACCCCTCGATCGGTGGCATATTTACACAACCTTGCCACTCTCTCCCAAGCCCAAACTCAAGCTTCCAAGATCCTCGCCTCTGATTTCCGCCTCAAAGCATCCGAATACCGAGCCCAAGGTCTCCCCTTTTAACCCAACGCAAAAAATCTCTTGTTCATGTTCTCTTTGTATCTCCATATGTGTTGTTTATGTTgtatattttgtatatatcttctcttttttcaaacaaaattttgattttttctttgtgggTATTAGCTGCGAGGATCGGAGAGATATTGGAGAGTGTTGGTTTGGCACAAGAGGGTTTGGCTTCGAACGTGGTGTCTTCAGCTCAGGTCTTAGCGAATGTAGCCAATTTGTTGAATATAAGAGACACTGAGCTAAGCAGGTGCGTTTTTGAATTCTGGGTTTTAAGTTTTACTTTGAATACTGACTCATTGAGCTCACACTGTGATAAGAAATGTGGATTTTACATTGTTATTTGAATACTGAGATGACACAAGAAATGTGGGTTTTACATTGTTGTTTGAATACTGGGCTGAGATAcgaaatttgggttttgttttgtattttgaatGCTGATCTGACATAAGAGATTTGGGTTTTTCATTGTTGTTTGAATACTTGAATGACATAAGAAATCTGGGTTTTAGTTTTCTTGTGGCCATGGGGGATATATCCTTGAGGAAGACGG
Above is a genomic segment from Prunus dulcis chromosome 7, ALMONDv2, whole genome shotgun sequence containing:
- the LOC117634746 gene encoding DNA-directed RNA polymerase V subunit 5A-like, with protein sequence MEGDAEANGDANGEILGPCLTGYVDDGSPESHRYYLSRRTVLEMIRDRGYSVPSSEIDLSLQDFRALHGQNPDVERLRFSATHRTDPSDRIMVIYCGPGIVKVNVIRGLHSQIANKDTLNGLILITQNQITSQALKTMELYPFKTEIFQITDLLVNITKHVLKPKHHVLTEQEKQKLLKRYNIEENQLPRLSRKDAIAQYYGLEKGQVVKVTYTGDITESHVTYRCIW